The following is a genomic window from Hymenobacter sp. APR13.
CGAAAATCAGTATTTCTACCGCCGCCTGCCCTTCAAAACCCAGCGCATCCTGAGCCTCAACCCGCGCCTGAAAAACGCCCGCGCCCTGCTCACGGCCGCCGACGATGTGCAGCTGGTCAGCATCGGCCCTGAGGGTCGCACCGAGGCCCGGGTACGTGGCACCGGCGTGTGGTACACCGTGCTGGTGGGCGGCCCCGAGCCGGCCCGCTGCACCTGCCCCTGGTACAGTGGCCACCAGGGCCAGCGCGGCCCCTGCAAGCACGTACTCGCCGCGCAACTGCGCTTTGTGCAGAGCTAGCGGCCATTGAGTTCCGCCTTTATCCATTTTCTACCCTTCGTTATTCTTTCCCCGGCTATGACCACCATCGAAACTTTCGAGCACATTATTCGCCGCCAGAAGCCGGCGCAGCTGGTGCCTTTTCTGCTGCAACTGCCCAAAAATGAAGTGGTAGCGGTCCGGAAGAAAACCCGGCAGCTGCAGCGGGAGCTGGAGCAATTCCGCGACCTGGGCGGCGGCAGCTGGGGCCGAACCAGCACGCCGGAGCAGTTGCTGATGCTCTTACTGGCCGGCCTGCGCACTTACTCCCGCAAGGAGGCCCTAAGTGCCAGCTTCCGCATCTGGGAGCTGCAGCCGAAGGACATGCCCCATTTCTGGGCCGTGCTGGAGCACACCCGCCCCGATTGGCTGGCCGACTTTTACGCCCTGCGTGCCGACCGCAACAGCTGGGACCGGCCGTCTTACGCGCTGCTGCGGGAGCTGGAAAACCGGCAGCTGCTAGCCCACCAGCCGCGCCTGTTTGCCCACGCGCTGCCGGGGCTGGTTTCTGAGCTGGGCACGGAGCTGAGCCGCCTCACGCCGGTGCCCGCCAACGCTACCGCCGCCATGGCCGCCCGCCTGGCCGCCGACCCCGTGCTGCTGACCCGCGACCTGCCGCTGCTGTTCGACTACGACACTTTCGCCGACGGGCAGCAGGGCCACGTGCAGCCGCCCATGACCCCGAGAGACCAGCTAAACGCGCTGGGCCACTACGCCTGGCAGCACTGGGAAACGCGGCACCCGCGCCAGATTGTAACCTGGCTGGACGTGCTGCTGGAGCTGGAGCGCACCGGCCACCTGCAGCGCGCCGACCTGCTCAGCCGCTGCCTGCTGGCACTGCGCCGCGACTTCCGCCGTTCGCTCCTGACGTGGTTTAAATCCCTGTTTCTGGGCTTGCAGCCGACGCTGGCCGAGCGACTGGCCCGCCAGGCCGATTTGGTGGACCTGCTGGCCCACCCGCTGCCGTTGGTCGTCAACTTCGCGCTTGAGCAGCTCAAGGACCTGTGGGCGCATCCTGATTTCGCCTCGGCCCCACTGCTGCTCTACGCCGAAAGCCTGCTCACCCGCCACGATGTCAAAACCGGCATCCGGGCCCTGTTTGGCGGGCTGGAGAAGCTGCTGAAGCGCGAGCCCGGCGTGGCGCCCACGCTGGCGGCCCTGGCTTCCACGGCCCTCGCCCACGCCGATGCCGCCGTGCAGGAGCGCGCCGCCAAGCTCCTGAAAACCCTGCTCAGCGCCCCCAAGCCGCTACTAACGGCCGCCGAAGCGGCCGATACCATCGCCGGCCTCTGCCTCTACGCCGACCTGCTGGCCCCGGCTGCCCGCGCCCTGCTCCTGCCCTACCTGCCGCTGGAAGACGATGATCCGTCTTCCAGCGACGCTGTTTCCTACGTGCCGCAAACCGGCTTCGTGGCTGATATTTCTGCCGCCACGGCCATAGCGCCGGTGCGCGACTGGCACGAGCTGCTGTTCCTGACCGGGCAGCTGGTGCAGCAGCGCCAGCCGGCGGAGGTGGAGCGCTGGCTGGACGGCCTGCTGCGCCTGCGCGGCCAGTTTCCGGCCGACTATGCCCGGCAGCTGCACCCGTATCTGGTGCAGGCGCTGCCCTGGGGGCTGCAGGGCAAGTCGGAGGAGGAGACGCGGGCGGCGCTGCTCACGTTTTCCTTCGGCAACCACAACGGGCAGCAGGAGCTGCTGCTGGCCCTGCTCATGAGCTGGTATTTGGGGTTTCCGCACCTGAAAGTGCTGCAGGTGTCCTTGAGCTCCGCCCAGTATCACCACCCCGACCCGCTGCTGCGCGTGGAGCAGCAGCGCCTGGCCTCCGTGGAAGAAGCCCTGCGGGCCTTTGTCGCGCCGCTGCCGCTGCTCAGCACGCCCACCCACGCGCCGCACTGGGTGGCGCCCTCGGTGCTGGTGCAGAAGCTGCTGGACTATGAGGCCGCCGGCCAGGAGCCCAACTCCGCCGACTTGTGCCTGGCGCTGGCCCGCACTGCCCTATCTGCCCCCGACGATGCGGCCACGGCCCGCACCCTGCTGCCCCGCTTCCGCAACGCCGACCTGCGCCAGCTGCTGACGTCGTTTCTGGGGCCTCCCACTCTGGAAGTAGCGCTACCGGCTACCCTGCCGAAGCCGCCGCAACGCCGGTTTTCGGGCCGGCTGGCCCATCTGATTCCGTTTCTGCGCAACACGGCCGCCCCGGCCGCCAGCCCCGACTGCACCGCCACGCTGCCCTGGCTGTGGGCAGTAGCGGCCCGCACCCGCCAGCCCCACGCCCTGCTGCCGGCTCTGCAGCACTGCGCCACCTACCCCGGCGTGGATATGCCCTGGCACCCCACCTGGAAAATCCAGCAGAACTCGCACACCTACAAGCAGACCTGGAACAAAGAGAAGCCCGTAGTGACCGAATACTGGCAGGAGCTGGTGGTAGAGGTGCCGACGCCGCAGCACAAGCTGCCTTCCGGCCTGCTGCTGTATTCGCTGCACGCCAGCGTGGCGGCCCGCAACAACTATTCGCTGTGGGCTATGGCCACGGACCTGCCGTTTCTGCTCACGCTGCTGCCCAACCACCCCGAGCCGCTGTACTGGCACCTGATCCGCATCGGCTGCCGCACCGCTGGCAAAGACACGTCGTCGCAGGATGCCCTGCGGGTGGTGCTGCACAGCCTGCTGCAGCCGGGGCCGGCCTTCACCGAAGCCGCCACGCTGCTGCTGGCGCTCAGCCTCACGCACGCCGCCCCCAACTGCCGGGCCGTGGCGCTGGAAGTGCTGCTGGCCGCCGTGGAATACGGCCGACTAGTGCCGGGGGCGCTGGGCACCGTTCTGGGCCAGCTGCTGACTACTGGCTTCGCGCCCGTGCAGCGCCTCACCGATGCGCTGGCCCAGGCCCGTGCCATCAGCGCGCTGGTAGATGACGCGCTGCGCCAACTGCTGGATAGCCTGCTGCCACTGCTGCCGGCCGCGCCGCTACGCAACACCCGCAAGCTGATTGAAGCCTACGCCGACCTGCAGGGCCGCACCCGGCAGGCAGTACCGGAGGCCGTGCAGCAGAATTTGCGCGCCTGGAGCAGCTCGGCCACGCTGAAGAAAGCCACGGCCGGCCTGCTCAGCGCCTAACTTACGCTGCCGCCGCGCGTATCTGCCTTCGTCTGGTTTCACCTGCTTTTTGGCTGTATGAAAGCCCTCTGGTTCACCGTTGTTATGGGATGCCTGCCCCTGCTGCTGCACGCGCAAGGCGCGCCGTTTTCCATCTACTCCAGCACCATCCCGAACTCCAAGCCCAGCAGCCTGCAGGAAAAGACCATCACGCTCGAAAACGGCGGCATTCGGGTGTCCGATGTGGTGCAGCCGACGCTGCAGGTGTTTCGGCCGGCCCAGGGCAAAGCCAACGGCACGGCCGTTATCATCTGCCCCGGCGGCGGCTACGTGCGGCTTTCCATGGACAACGAGGGCTCCGACGTGGCCAAGCGGCTCACCGAAATGGGCATCACGGCTTTCGTGCTCAAATACCGCCTTCCCAACGACCAGCTCCAGCCCGACAAAACCACCGCGCCGCTGCAGGATGCCCAGCAGGCCATCCGGCTGGTGCGCCAGCGCGCCGCCGACTACGGCCTCAACCCGGCCCGGATTGGGCTGATGGGCTTCTCGGCGGGCGGGCACCTGGCTTCCACGGCCGGCACGCACTTCGCGCAGCCCGTGGGCACCACCACCGACGCCACCTCCGTCCGGCCCGATTTCCTGGTGCTGCTCTACCCCGTCATCAGCTTCACGGGTAGCCTAGCTCATGCCGGCTCGCGCCGCAGCCTGCTCGGCCCCGCCCCCACCCCCGACCAGCTCCGGCTCTACTCCAACGAGCAGCATGTAACGCCCCAGACGCCGCCCACCTTCCTGGTGCACGCCCAAGACGACCAGACAGTGCCCGTGCTCAACAGCGTGAGGTTTTACGAAGCCTGTGTGCGCCACAGCGTGCCCGCCGAAATGCACCTCTACCCCAAAGGCGGCCACGGCTTTGGGTTGAACAATAAAACCACCAAAGACAGCTGGCCCGAACGGCTCCAGAACTGGCTCGACGCTAACGGCTGGCTCGCGCCGTAGCTACCAGTCTGCCGGTTCTGCCTCGCCGGTCCACCATACTTCCGTGCCAGCGGGCACGGGCTGGGCGTCGGGCTCGGTCAGGAGCAGGGTGCGGGTTTCGAGCGTGTCGGAGCCGGCTATTTCTTCTACGCTGGCAATGGTGGCCGTCTGCCGGCCATCGGGGTGGCGTAGCTGCAGGCGCAGGTGGGTGTACAGGGCTAGCCCGGCCAGGGCAGATGGGGCGGTTTCCGGTAAAAGTAATATCCCGAGTCCGGGCAGCGAAAAACTTTTTGCCACCCGGAAAAGTAATTTTTCTTGCATAGCGGTTCATACGCGTAAATACGCCTTCCCGCCGATTGAAGCGCCATTTTGGGGCTCTGACCGACGCTACGGGGGCGTTGGCGGGCAGCCACGGGGTAGGCCAACCCCGGGCGGGTTCCGTTCGTATTGGCATGGTGCTTGTAATTCTTTCCCCGAAACCGGGTCACGAGCCCTTCAACCATTAACCCTCGTAGTCATGAAAAAGGCAAGTTTGCTTCTCGCATTTGTGATGTTCTTCACCACCATCCTCAGCGGCTTCGCTCAGGACCGCAAGATCAGCTCCAGCGCTAAAGGCGGTATCATTGGTGGCCTGGGCGGCGCGGCTGCCGGGGCGCTCATCAACAAGAAAAACCGGGTAGTAGGTGGTGCCGTAGGGGGTGCCGCCGGGGGCGCCATCGGCTACACCATCGGCCGCAACGCCGACAACAAGCGCCGCGCCGAAGCGGCCCGCGTAGCCGCCGCCCGCCGCGCCGAAGCCAACCGTGCCGCTGCTTACCGTGCCGGCATTGCCAAAGGCAACGCTACGGCCCGCGCCAACAACAACAACGCCATGGCCGCTACGGCTGCCGCCGCCGCTGCTCCTTCCATGATGAACAGCCTGGCTCCCGCCGCTTCCAGCCCATCGGCCTTTGCCATGAGCACCGGCTACCTGCCCAACGAGTCGTACGGCAACCGCAACGCTGCTTACCCTTCGTCGGAAGTGCGCCGGAAGAGCTGGTAGATTTCCAGCCTTGTGCTACCGAAAACCCAGGTCTTCGGGCCTGGGTTTTCTGTTAGGCCGCCGCTTAGCTTTCGGTTTTCTTCTTGTTCTGCTCTCTCCCTTTTCTCCAACCAAAACCTGTTCTCATGAAACCCTTTCTCGGTCTCCTGCTCGGGGGCGCTCTGCTGGCCTCCTGCTCTAAACCCGCTCCTGAAGCTGCTGCCGTCGACGTAAAAACGCTCAACCAGCAGTTCGTAGGAGCCTGGAACGCCAAAAACACCCTGCAGATCGACTCGCTGCTGGCCGATGACGTGCAGTACGCCCAAGGCGCCACGCGCTTCAACGGCAAGTCGGAAGTGGCCGACAAGTGGGTGCGCGCCACCATGGGCACCATCGCCGACCTGAAGCTCTACGGCACCTCCACCGGCTCCGACGCCACCATGGCCTACGAGGCCGGCACGTTCTCCACGGAAGTGCTGCCCGAAGCCCCCGGCCAGCCCCGCGGCGAAGGAGAAGGCAATTTCATCCTGCTTTGGAAAAAGAACGCCAAAAACGCCTGGAAGCTCAGCTACGTGCAGCTTGAAGGCCTGCCCGTGAAAGTGGCCAACTAGCCTGCCTCATTTCTTTCAAAAGCCCGCTATGCTTCAGTGCATAGCGGGCTTTTGCGTTTAGGGCTGTCAAGGTCTTTGTTTTTGGCACACCTAAAAAGCAATGTTTTATATAAACAATATTATATTTACCTTATACTTACCCGGCATTCCACCTTTCTCTTTCCTCTCTATGAAACAACTGCTTCTATGCGCCGGCTTATTGCTGGCCCTGGCTTTGTCACCCGCCCTGGCCCAGACCCAGAAAGCCGGGGCCCAACCTGCCCTCATCGACCGGGACGTGCTTTTCGGCGACCCGGAGATTTCCGGTGCTCAGCTTTCGCCCGACGGCAAGTTCCTGTCGTTTATCAAGCCGTACAACGGCACCCGTAATCTGTGGGTGAAAGGGTTGAATGAGCCGTTTGAGAAGGCCCGCGTGATGACCAACGATCAGGCCCGGCCGGTGCGCGGCTATTTCTGGAGCCGCGACGGCAAATACCTGCTCTACAGCCAGGACAAGGGCGGCGACGAGAACTTCAACATCTACGCCGTGAACCCGGCCGAAGCGCCCGCCGCCGGCCAGCCCGTGCCCGCCGCCCGCGACCTGACCGGCCTGAAAGGTGTGCGGGTGCAGATCATCAACGCGCCCCTCTCCGACCCCAACACGCTGTATATCGGCCTGAATGACCGGGACAAAGCCTGGCACGACCTCTACAAACTGAACCTGACCACCGGCGCAAAAACCCTGGTGCGCCAGAACACCGACCGCCTCGGGGCCTGGGTGTTCGACTGGAACGACCAGCTGCGGCTGGCCTCCCGCTCCAACCCCGACGGCAGCACCGAGTGGCTGCGCGTGGAAGGCGAGAAGATGACGCCGTTCTACAAAACGTCCATCAATGAGCAGAGCGGCGTGGTGGGGTTTGCCAAAGACAACCGCCGCGTGTACCTGGTCACGAACCAGGGCCAGGGCCGCGACCTGGCCGAAATAGTACTTCTGGACCCCGCTACGGGCA
Proteins encoded in this region:
- a CDS encoding YybH family protein, with protein sequence MKPFLGLLLGGALLASCSKPAPEAAAVDVKTLNQQFVGAWNAKNTLQIDSLLADDVQYAQGATRFNGKSEVADKWVRATMGTIADLKLYGTSTGSDATMAYEAGTFSTEVLPEAPGQPRGEGEGNFILLWKKNAKNAWKLSYVQLEGLPVKVAN
- a CDS encoding DUF6493 family protein; its protein translation is MTTIETFEHIIRRQKPAQLVPFLLQLPKNEVVAVRKKTRQLQRELEQFRDLGGGSWGRTSTPEQLLMLLLAGLRTYSRKEALSASFRIWELQPKDMPHFWAVLEHTRPDWLADFYALRADRNSWDRPSYALLRELENRQLLAHQPRLFAHALPGLVSELGTELSRLTPVPANATAAMAARLAADPVLLTRDLPLLFDYDTFADGQQGHVQPPMTPRDQLNALGHYAWQHWETRHPRQIVTWLDVLLELERTGHLQRADLLSRCLLALRRDFRRSLLTWFKSLFLGLQPTLAERLARQADLVDLLAHPLPLVVNFALEQLKDLWAHPDFASAPLLLYAESLLTRHDVKTGIRALFGGLEKLLKREPGVAPTLAALASTALAHADAAVQERAAKLLKTLLSAPKPLLTAAEAADTIAGLCLYADLLAPAARALLLPYLPLEDDDPSSSDAVSYVPQTGFVADISAATAIAPVRDWHELLFLTGQLVQQRQPAEVERWLDGLLRLRGQFPADYARQLHPYLVQALPWGLQGKSEEETRAALLTFSFGNHNGQQELLLALLMSWYLGFPHLKVLQVSLSSAQYHHPDPLLRVEQQRLASVEEALRAFVAPLPLLSTPTHAPHWVAPSVLVQKLLDYEAAGQEPNSADLCLALARTALSAPDDAATARTLLPRFRNADLRQLLTSFLGPPTLEVALPATLPKPPQRRFSGRLAHLIPFLRNTAAPAASPDCTATLPWLWAVAARTRQPHALLPALQHCATYPGVDMPWHPTWKIQQNSHTYKQTWNKEKPVVTEYWQELVVEVPTPQHKLPSGLLLYSLHASVAARNNYSLWAMATDLPFLLTLLPNHPEPLYWHLIRIGCRTAGKDTSSQDALRVVLHSLLQPGPAFTEAATLLLALSLTHAAPNCRAVALEVLLAAVEYGRLVPGALGTVLGQLLTTGFAPVQRLTDALAQARAISALVDDALRQLLDSLLPLLPAAPLRNTRKLIEAYADLQGRTRQAVPEAVQQNLRAWSSSATLKKATAGLLSA
- a CDS encoding alpha/beta hydrolase, producing the protein MKALWFTVVMGCLPLLLHAQGAPFSIYSSTIPNSKPSSLQEKTITLENGGIRVSDVVQPTLQVFRPAQGKANGTAVIICPGGGYVRLSMDNEGSDVAKRLTEMGITAFVLKYRLPNDQLQPDKTTAPLQDAQQAIRLVRQRAADYGLNPARIGLMGFSAGGHLASTAGTHFAQPVGTTTDATSVRPDFLVLLYPVISFTGSLAHAGSRRSLLGPAPTPDQLRLYSNEQHVTPQTPPTFLVHAQDDQTVPVLNSVRFYEACVRHSVPAEMHLYPKGGHGFGLNNKTTKDSWPERLQNWLDANGWLAP